One stretch of Clavibacter michiganensis DNA includes these proteins:
- the tmk gene encoding dTMP kinase, producing MTGVFITLEGGDGVGKSTQSALLRGWLEDEGHEVVVTREPGGSDLGVEIREIVLHRRGHIAPRAEALLYAADRAHHVETVVRPALERGAVVLQDRYLDSSVAYQGAGRVLDAAEIRELSLWAAQGLLPDLTVLLDLDQAAARVRLDAARTRFDRLEAERADFHERVRQAFLGLAGAEPDRFLVVDAARPREEIAAEIRTRAHALIASGASA from the coding sequence GTGACCGGCGTCTTCATCACCCTGGAGGGCGGCGACGGCGTGGGGAAGTCCACGCAGTCGGCGCTCCTCCGGGGATGGCTCGAGGACGAGGGCCACGAGGTCGTCGTGACCCGCGAGCCGGGCGGCAGCGACCTCGGGGTGGAGATCCGCGAGATCGTGCTGCACCGTCGGGGACACATCGCGCCCCGCGCGGAGGCGCTGCTGTATGCGGCCGACCGCGCGCATCACGTCGAGACGGTCGTCCGGCCGGCCCTCGAGCGGGGCGCCGTCGTCCTGCAGGACCGCTACCTCGACTCGTCCGTCGCCTACCAGGGTGCCGGTCGCGTGCTGGACGCCGCCGAGATCCGCGAGCTGTCGCTCTGGGCCGCTCAAGGGCTCCTGCCCGACCTGACCGTGCTGCTCGACCTCGACCAGGCCGCCGCCCGGGTCCGCCTCGACGCCGCGCGGACGCGCTTCGACCGGCTCGAGGCCGAGCGCGCCGACTTCCACGAGCGCGTCCGCCAGGCGTTCCTCGGGCTCGCGGGCGCCGAGCCGGACCGCTTCCTGGTCGTCGACGCCGCACGCCCCCGCGAGGAGATCGCCGCGGAGATCCGCACCCGGGCGCACGCGCTGATCGCGTCGGGGGCCTCCGCGTGA
- a CDS encoding DNA polymerase III subunit delta' — translation MSGAADDRVHAGRASATQGSAAQPSGTPASPDGRAIWDELTGQSEAVALLAAASSPRATARDAAGTALAHSWLITGPPGSGRSNLAYAFATALLSDGTPEGDAATARQVAARSHPDLGVLATERVIIAIDEVRALVTSSQYSPSVGRYRVMVVEDADRMTERTSNLLLKALEEPPERTIWILCAPSEADLIPTIRSRVRSVRLRIPSVEDVAALIQRRDGVDAATATRAAREAQSHIGMAHRLATDAEARERRSRTLELALGIRSVGDAVRAAAAMLELAGQDAKAFTVQRDADERERALRSLGVQEGGSIPPQLRSQIRQLEEDQKRRATRSLRDGIDRILVDLMSLHRDVLLHQLGADLPRVNEAIAPRIAEAAEAGSAAASLAVLDAVGVARRRIDGNVSPALALEAMLVSITRTRQAGRA, via the coding sequence GTGAGCGGCGCAGCCGACGACCGCGTCCACGCGGGGCGGGCGTCCGCGACGCAGGGGTCCGCCGCACAGCCGTCCGGGACGCCCGCGAGCCCCGACGGCCGGGCCATCTGGGACGAGCTCACCGGTCAGTCCGAGGCCGTCGCCCTGCTCGCCGCCGCGAGCAGTCCCCGGGCCACCGCACGCGACGCCGCCGGCACCGCGCTCGCGCACTCCTGGCTGATCACGGGTCCCCCCGGATCCGGCCGCTCGAACCTCGCCTACGCCTTCGCCACCGCGCTGCTCAGCGACGGCACGCCCGAGGGCGATGCGGCGACGGCACGCCAGGTGGCCGCGCGCAGCCACCCCGACCTCGGCGTGCTCGCGACCGAGCGGGTCATCATCGCCATCGACGAGGTGCGCGCGCTCGTCACCTCGTCGCAGTACTCGCCGTCGGTCGGCCGCTACCGGGTCATGGTCGTCGAGGACGCCGACCGGATGACCGAGCGCACGTCCAACCTGCTGCTGAAGGCGCTCGAGGAGCCGCCGGAGCGCACCATCTGGATCCTCTGCGCGCCCAGCGAGGCCGACCTGATCCCGACCATCCGATCGCGCGTGCGCAGCGTGCGCTTGCGCATCCCGTCGGTCGAGGACGTGGCCGCGCTGATCCAGCGACGCGACGGCGTCGACGCCGCCACGGCGACGCGCGCCGCCCGCGAGGCGCAGAGCCACATCGGCATGGCGCACCGGCTCGCCACCGACGCCGAGGCGCGGGAGCGCCGCAGCCGCACCCTGGAGCTCGCCCTCGGGATCCGCTCGGTCGGCGACGCCGTGCGCGCGGCAGCCGCGATGCTCGAGCTCGCCGGCCAGGACGCCAAGGCCTTCACGGTGCAGCGCGACGCCGACGAGCGCGAGCGCGCGCTCCGGTCGCTCGGCGTGCAGGAGGGCGGATCCATCCCGCCGCAGCTGCGCTCGCAGATCCGGCAGCTCGAGGAGGACCAGAAGCGGCGCGCCACGCGCAGCCTCCGCGACGGCATCGACCGGATCCTCGTCGACCTCATGTCCCTGCACCGAGACGTGCTCCTGCATCAGCTGGGGGCGGACCTGCCCCGGGTGAACGAGGCGATCGCCCCTCGGATCGCGGAGGCCGCGGAGGCCGGGTCCGCCGCGGCGTCGCTCGCGGTCCTCGACGCGGTCGGCGTGGCGCGCCGTCGGATCGACGGCAACGTGTCCCCGGCGCTCGCCCTGGAGGCCATGCTCGTGTCCATCACCCGCACGCGCCAGGCGGGTCGCGCGTGA
- the topA gene encoding type I DNA topoisomerase, with translation MPGTKKLVIVESPAKAKTIAQYLGSGYEVQASVGHIRDLIEPKNLPPELKKGTLGKFSVDVENGFEPYYVVSDQKKKTVADLKRALKDADELFLATDEDREGEAIAWHLLQVLKPKVPVKRMVFHEITKEAIERARDSTRDIDTALVDAQETRRILDRLYGYEVSPVLWRKVGPGLSAGRVQSAATRLVVDRERERLAFVTASYWDLTASLSPLDQELPFDARLVRIDGARIATGRDFDDKGALKNDSRPLDASSAEALAEALRDPSVPLKVQSVESKPYTRRPAAPFTTSTLQQEAARKLRFSARQTMSVAQSLYENGYITYMRTDSPSLSQQAINAARKQAAELYGPETVPDKPRLYAGKSKNAQEAHEAVRPAGETFRTPQQLASTLRGNDHKLYDLIWKRTIASQMADAKGSTASVVIAAGPTSAGEVAEFAASGTVITFRGFLAAYEESRDEERHGAAEPREAKLPDLKKGQDLRLVDVDAKGHETSPPPRYTEASLVKTLEELGIGRPSTYAAIISTIVDRGYVTPRGTALVPNWIAFSVVRLLEEFFTELVQYDFTAGMEDDLDRIAEGSAERVDWLKGFYYGNDAHKGLRPTIDNLGEIDAKEINSLRIADDITLRIGKYGPYLEVHEEGAAADATPRRVNLPEDLAPDELTAAKARELIDAPVVTDRVIGINPENGKQIVAKDGRYGPYVTELDPEPEAAPAAPADGVDPATGEVLESASTTATAAPAKKAPAKKPAAKKAAAVKPRTASIFKSMDLATVDLETALRLLDLPRVVGEDPETATPITAQNGKYGPYLKKGTDSRSLTSEEQIFEIDLPGALEVFAQPKYGARRPSSALKEFDADPVSGKGIKVKDGRFGPYVTDGETNATIPKSESVEDIDFDRAVELLADKRAKGPAKPRAKAKAPAKSKAKAPAKTKTATAKTSAAKATTAKSGAAKSTTAKTTTARSAAATKAAATRAANKAAAAAATASDAT, from the coding sequence GTGCCCGGCACGAAGAAGTTGGTCATCGTCGAGTCGCCGGCCAAGGCCAAGACGATCGCCCAGTACCTGGGCAGCGGCTACGAGGTGCAGGCCTCCGTGGGTCACATCCGCGACCTCATCGAGCCCAAGAACCTGCCGCCTGAGCTCAAGAAGGGCACGCTCGGCAAGTTCTCCGTGGATGTCGAGAACGGCTTCGAGCCGTACTACGTCGTCAGCGACCAGAAGAAGAAGACGGTCGCCGACCTCAAGCGGGCGCTCAAGGACGCCGACGAGCTCTTCCTCGCGACGGATGAGGACCGCGAGGGCGAGGCCATCGCCTGGCACCTGCTGCAGGTGCTGAAGCCTAAGGTGCCGGTCAAGCGCATGGTGTTCCACGAGATCACCAAGGAGGCCATCGAGCGCGCCCGCGACAGCACGCGCGACATCGACACGGCCCTGGTGGACGCGCAGGAGACGCGGCGCATCCTCGACCGCCTCTACGGCTACGAGGTGTCGCCCGTGCTCTGGCGCAAGGTCGGACCAGGCCTGTCCGCGGGCCGCGTGCAGTCCGCCGCGACCCGGCTGGTCGTGGACCGCGAGCGCGAGCGGCTCGCCTTCGTCACCGCCTCTTATTGGGACCTGACGGCGTCGCTCTCCCCGCTCGACCAGGAGCTGCCGTTCGACGCCCGACTCGTCCGCATCGACGGCGCGCGCATCGCCACGGGCCGCGACTTCGACGACAAGGGCGCCCTCAAGAACGACTCGCGCCCGCTCGACGCCAGCAGCGCGGAGGCGCTCGCCGAGGCGCTCCGCGACCCGTCCGTGCCGCTCAAGGTGCAGAGCGTCGAGTCGAAGCCCTACACGCGTCGCCCCGCAGCACCGTTCACCACGTCGACGCTCCAGCAGGAGGCGGCGCGCAAGCTCCGCTTCTCCGCGCGCCAGACGATGAGCGTCGCGCAGTCGCTCTACGAGAACGGCTACATCACCTACATGCGCACCGACTCGCCCTCGCTCTCGCAGCAGGCGATCAACGCGGCGCGCAAGCAGGCCGCGGAGCTCTACGGTCCCGAGACCGTGCCGGACAAGCCGCGCCTCTACGCCGGCAAGAGCAAGAACGCGCAGGAGGCCCACGAGGCCGTCCGCCCCGCGGGCGAGACCTTCCGCACGCCCCAGCAGCTCGCCTCCACGCTGCGCGGCAACGACCACAAGCTCTACGACCTCATCTGGAAGCGCACCATCGCGTCGCAGATGGCGGACGCGAAGGGATCCACCGCGTCGGTCGTCATCGCCGCGGGGCCCACGTCCGCGGGCGAGGTGGCGGAGTTCGCCGCCTCCGGCACGGTCATCACCTTCCGCGGCTTCCTGGCCGCGTACGAGGAGAGCCGTGACGAGGAGCGCCACGGCGCCGCCGAGCCGCGCGAGGCCAAGCTCCCCGATCTCAAGAAGGGCCAGGACCTGCGCCTGGTCGACGTCGACGCCAAGGGGCACGAGACCAGCCCGCCGCCGCGCTACACGGAGGCGAGCCTCGTCAAGACGCTCGAGGAGCTGGGCATCGGTCGTCCGTCGACCTACGCGGCCATCATCTCGACGATCGTCGACCGCGGCTACGTCACGCCGCGCGGCACCGCGCTCGTCCCCAACTGGATCGCCTTCTCGGTGGTGCGGCTGCTGGAGGAGTTCTTCACGGAGCTGGTGCAGTACGACTTCACCGCGGGCATGGAGGACGACCTCGACCGCATCGCGGAGGGCTCGGCCGAGCGCGTCGACTGGCTGAAGGGCTTCTACTACGGCAACGACGCGCACAAGGGGCTCCGCCCCACCATCGACAACCTCGGCGAGATCGACGCCAAGGAGATCAACTCGCTGCGCATCGCCGACGACATCACCCTGCGCATCGGCAAGTACGGGCCCTACCTGGAGGTGCACGAGGAGGGAGCCGCCGCGGACGCGACGCCCCGCCGCGTCAACCTGCCGGAGGACCTCGCGCCGGACGAGCTGACGGCGGCCAAGGCCCGCGAGCTCATCGACGCGCCGGTCGTCACCGATCGCGTCATCGGCATCAACCCCGAGAACGGCAAGCAGATCGTCGCGAAGGACGGCCGCTACGGCCCCTACGTCACCGAGCTCGATCCCGAGCCGGAGGCGGCGCCCGCCGCCCCTGCGGACGGCGTCGACCCCGCGACCGGCGAGGTGCTCGAGAGCGCGTCGACGACTGCCACGGCGGCACCCGCGAAGAAGGCGCCCGCCAAGAAGCCCGCGGCGAAGAAGGCAGCGGCCGTGAAGCCGCGCACGGCCTCGATCTTCAAGTCGATGGACCTCGCCACGGTCGACCTCGAGACGGCCCTGCGCCTCCTCGACCTCCCGAGGGTCGTGGGTGAGGACCCGGAGACGGCCACGCCCATCACGGCGCAGAACGGCAAGTACGGCCCGTACCTGAAGAAGGGCACGGACTCGCGCTCGCTCACGAGCGAGGAGCAGATCTTCGAGATCGACCTGCCCGGCGCCCTCGAGGTGTTCGCGCAGCCCAAGTACGGTGCGCGCCGTCCGTCCAGCGCGCTCAAGGAGTTCGACGCGGATCCCGTGAGCGGCAAGGGGATCAAGGTGAAGGACGGCCGCTTCGGTCCGTACGTCACCGACGGCGAGACCAACGCGACGATCCCGAAGAGCGAGTCCGTCGAGGACATCGACTTCGACAGGGCGGTCGAGCTGCTCGCCGACAAGCGCGCCAAGGGGCCGGCGAAGCCGAGGGCCAAGGCGAAGGCCCCGGCCAAGTCGAAGGCCAAGGCGCCCGCGAAGACGAAGACGGCCACGGCGAAGACGAGCGCCGCGAAGGCGACCACCGCGAAGAGCGGCGCCGCGAAGAGCACCACGGCGAAGACGACCACGGCGAGGTCGGCCGCCGCCACGAAGGCCGCGGCGACGCGGGCCGCCAACAAGGCGGCCGCTGCTGCGGCGACGGCGTCCGACGCGACGTGA
- a CDS encoding alpha/beta hydrolase: protein MPSVRRAGALGAVLLAAAVALSGCGLIPVPEPRSSTSSPTTEDVAPDLARYYEQTLAWSPCEDGAQCATATAPLDWSAPDPATDIQLALVRHTARGADGPRGSLFVNPGGPGASGVDFVKASVDYAVSRDLQDAYDVVGWDPRGVGASTAVDCVDDAQLDSFLYGETEAPPGTPAHDEELVQASKSFAESCAARSGPLLQFIDTQSTVHDLDMLRALVGDERLNYLGYSYGTSIGAQYAQDFPGHVGRMVLDGATDPSASSFDVVLAQTTGFRTSFESYMAACLAGQGCPFRGSVEDGEKTVSTLLARLDQSPLRASDGRELDGQVMRSAIDSALYSEQQWPALTTAFTEALRGESATAFALADSYFGRKPDGTYSGNFYEAFLAIQCIDYPVERDPAVLVTEAAEIRAAAGELADDDTSRDGEPDPLCGNWPYPARDAPAPVSAEGAAPIVVVGTTGDPATPYSWAEALAGQLSSGVLLTYEGEGHIAYDERDPCIVSAVDGYLLGGDPPAAGTTCG, encoded by the coding sequence ATGCCGTCCGTCCGTCGCGCCGGAGCCCTGGGCGCGGTCCTCCTCGCGGCTGCCGTCGCCCTGAGCGGCTGCGGCCTCATCCCCGTCCCCGAGCCGCGCAGCTCCACCTCGAGTCCCACGACGGAGGACGTCGCGCCCGACCTCGCGCGGTACTACGAGCAGACCCTCGCGTGGTCCCCGTGCGAGGACGGCGCCCAGTGCGCGACCGCGACGGCGCCGCTCGACTGGTCCGCGCCGGACCCGGCCACCGACATCCAGCTCGCCCTCGTGCGGCACACCGCGCGCGGAGCCGACGGGCCCCGCGGGTCGCTCTTCGTCAACCCGGGCGGACCGGGGGCGTCCGGCGTCGACTTCGTGAAGGCCAGCGTCGACTACGCGGTCTCGCGCGATCTCCAGGACGCGTACGACGTCGTCGGCTGGGATCCGCGCGGCGTCGGGGCCTCGACCGCCGTCGACTGCGTGGACGACGCCCAGCTCGACTCCTTCCTCTACGGCGAGACCGAGGCACCTCCTGGCACCCCGGCGCACGACGAGGAGCTGGTGCAGGCCTCGAAGTCGTTCGCGGAGTCCTGCGCCGCCCGATCCGGCCCGCTGCTGCAGTTCATCGACACGCAGAGCACCGTGCACGACCTCGACATGCTGCGGGCCCTGGTGGGCGACGAGAGGCTCAACTACCTCGGCTACTCGTACGGCACGAGCATCGGCGCCCAGTACGCGCAGGACTTCCCCGGGCACGTCGGCCGCATGGTCCTCGACGGCGCGACGGATCCGTCCGCGAGCTCGTTCGACGTGGTGCTCGCGCAGACGACCGGCTTCCGCACCTCGTTCGAGTCGTACATGGCGGCCTGCCTGGCAGGGCAGGGATGCCCGTTCCGCGGATCCGTCGAGGACGGCGAGAAGACCGTCTCCACCCTCCTCGCCCGCCTCGACCAGAGCCCGCTGCGCGCCTCCGACGGGCGCGAGCTCGACGGGCAGGTCATGCGCAGCGCCATCGACTCCGCGCTCTACAGCGAGCAGCAGTGGCCGGCCCTTACGACCGCGTTCACCGAGGCCCTCCGCGGCGAGTCCGCGACGGCCTTCGCGCTCGCCGACTCCTACTTCGGCCGCAAGCCGGACGGCACCTACTCCGGCAACTTCTACGAGGCGTTCCTCGCCATCCAGTGCATCGACTACCCGGTGGAGCGGGATCCGGCGGTGCTCGTGACGGAGGCGGCCGAGATCCGCGCCGCCGCCGGCGAGCTGGCCGACGACGACACCTCCCGCGACGGCGAGCCCGATCCGCTCTGCGGCAACTGGCCGTATCCGGCCCGGGACGCCCCGGCGCCCGTGTCGGCGGAGGGCGCGGCGCCCATCGTCGTCGTCGGGACCACGGGCGATCCCGCGACGCCCTACTCGTGGGCGGAGGCGCTCGCGGGCCAGCTCTCCTCGGGCGTGCTGCTCACCTACGAGGGGGAGGGGCACATCGCGTACGACGAACGGGATCCGTGCATCGTGTCCGCGGTGGACGGCTACCTGCTCGGCGGGGATCCGCCCGCCGCCGGCACGACCTGCGGCTGA
- the dacB gene encoding D-alanyl-D-alanine carboxypeptidase/D-alanyl-D-alanine endopeptidase — MRSPADGPDRARDDRTHQDVPASRAPASRPRARARDRRRTRSLTAAVAVLALLAAGAVGAGALTGRAGSASASVAATADPTPTPSPTPTAAPPRPAPADQAAARDLRMCSISSLAQDPRLATFEGQVRDAATGRVLFDRNGSTPERTASVMKVITSAAALAALGPDRRIATTVVRGSEPGTVVLVGGGDPTLSRLTSGSSVYPGAPRLSDLAQQVRTAWAADPATAGTPITRIVLDTSLFSGDTWIPSWAATERKAGYSSFMTPLQLDADRADPAAVVSARSEDPLARVGSTFRSMLGGSAEVTQGTAPAGAAVLGKVESQPVSSLIQTALINSDNVLAESLARLVSIQVGAGNTQQSLAAGIPKALQAYGLDTSTLTIVDGQGLSPENRVPPSLLAQLMIQVDQRKQALGYLHDGLPVAGRTGTLAGRFTGDSAVARGHIVAKTGWIDTGYTLAGIVDAADGAKLTFAFYAIGNVTGDAKIALDALAAGTYRCGADLGDE, encoded by the coding sequence ATGCGATCCCCAGCCGACGGCCCCGACCGCGCGCGCGACGACCGCACCCATCAGGATGTCCCGGCGTCGCGCGCCCCCGCGTCCCGCCCGCGCGCCCGCGCGCGTGACCGCCGTCGCACCCGCTCCCTGACGGCCGCCGTCGCCGTGCTCGCCCTGCTCGCCGCCGGCGCCGTCGGCGCAGGCGCGCTCACCGGTCGTGCCGGCAGCGCCTCCGCGAGCGTCGCCGCCACCGCCGACCCGACGCCCACCCCGAGCCCGACGCCCACCGCGGCGCCGCCGCGTCCCGCACCCGCCGACCAGGCCGCCGCGCGTGACCTCCGCATGTGCTCCATCTCGTCCCTCGCGCAGGATCCGCGCCTCGCCACCTTCGAGGGCCAGGTCCGCGACGCCGCGACCGGCCGCGTGCTGTTCGACCGGAACGGCAGCACGCCGGAGCGCACGGCGAGCGTCATGAAGGTCATCACCTCGGCCGCCGCCCTCGCCGCGCTCGGCCCCGACCGGCGCATCGCCACCACGGTCGTCCGCGGGTCCGAGCCCGGCACGGTCGTGCTGGTCGGCGGAGGCGACCCGACCCTGTCGCGCCTCACCTCCGGCAGCTCCGTCTACCCGGGTGCGCCGCGCCTCAGCGACCTCGCCCAGCAGGTGCGCACGGCGTGGGCCGCGGATCCCGCCACGGCCGGCACGCCCATCACCCGCATCGTGCTCGACACCTCCCTCTTCTCCGGCGACACGTGGATCCCCTCGTGGGCCGCCACCGAGCGCAAGGCCGGGTACTCCAGCTTCATGACGCCGCTGCAGCTCGACGCCGACCGCGCGGATCCCGCCGCCGTCGTCTCCGCCCGGAGCGAGGATCCGCTGGCGCGCGTCGGCAGCACCTTCCGCTCCATGCTCGGCGGGTCGGCCGAGGTCACGCAGGGCACGGCACCCGCCGGTGCGGCCGTGCTCGGCAAGGTCGAGTCGCAGCCGGTGTCGTCGCTCATCCAGACCGCGCTCATCAACTCCGACAACGTGCTCGCGGAGTCGCTCGCGCGGCTCGTGAGCATCCAGGTCGGCGCGGGCAACACGCAGCAGTCGCTGGCGGCGGGCATCCCGAAGGCGCTGCAGGCGTACGGGCTCGACACCTCCACGCTCACCATCGTCGACGGCCAGGGGCTCAGCCCCGAGAACCGGGTCCCGCCGTCGCTGCTCGCGCAGCTGATGATCCAGGTCGACCAGCGGAAGCAGGCGCTCGGCTACCTGCACGACGGGCTCCCCGTCGCAGGACGCACGGGCACCCTCGCGGGCCGCTTCACCGGCGACAGCGCCGTGGCCCGCGGGCACATCGTGGCCAAGACCGGCTGGATCGACACCGGGTACACGCTCGCCGGCATCGTCGACGCGGCCGACGGCGCGAAGCTGACCTTCGCGTTCTACGCCATCGGGAACGTGACGGGCGACGCGAAGATCGCCCTGGACGCGCTGGCAGCGGGCACGTACCGCTGCGGGGCGGACCTGGGGGACGAGTGA